A DNA window from Aureibaculum sp. 2308TA14-22 contains the following coding sequences:
- the feoB gene encoding ferrous iron transport protein B, whose product MRHSEVINVALVGNPNTGKSLLFNQLTGLNQKVSNYPGVTVEKKTGTVKLNNETKASITDLPGTYSINPSSLDENIVLQTFLSIDKKNYPDVVVVVADVENLKRNLFLFSQIKDLEIPAILVINMSDRMKRNGISIDIELLKEELKSEVILISARKNLGIDNVKKAILNYNKANTLKIADIANRIDTEFFKTLKEKFNDTSLYKAWLLVTQSHNLTSIPKKLKERIDNFKADPVKLTKMQNKETILRYQYINNILKKTYRTDAEKATGLRHKIDKVLTHKVFGYLIFAFILLLIFQSIFDWATIPMDLIDAGFANLSEWTKNQLPDGVFTNLLAEGIIPGIGGIVIFIPQIAILFLLIGILEETGYMSRVVFLMDKIMRRFGMSGKSVVPLISGTACAIPAIMAARNIEGWKERLVTILVTPFTTCSARLPVYAILIALIIPQQRVLGIFSLQGLALMSLYLLGFAAAVVSGWLLNKTLKVKGKSFFVIEMPAYKVPSLKNVVFTVIEKTKAFVFGAGKIILAISIILWFLASNGPTNFKNAEETVTNNVENSQLTQAELDQAIASYKLENSYIGIAGKTIEPVIKPLGYDWKIGIALLTSFAAREVFVSTLATIYSVEDDENNTIKQRMQAEINPETGGNRFNFPVGMSLLVFYAFAMQCAATLAIVKKETNSWKWPLLQLFGMTTLAYIASFITFTVLS is encoded by the coding sequence ATGCGACATAGTGAAGTCATAAATGTTGCTTTGGTTGGAAATCCCAATACTGGAAAATCACTATTGTTTAATCAGTTAACGGGTTTAAATCAAAAAGTAAGTAATTACCCTGGCGTAACTGTAGAAAAGAAAACAGGTACGGTTAAACTTAATAATGAAACCAAGGCCAGTATTACTGATTTGCCTGGCACTTATAGTATAAACCCTTCAAGTTTAGACGAAAACATTGTTTTACAAACTTTTTTAAGTATTGATAAGAAAAACTATCCAGATGTAGTTGTTGTTGTTGCTGATGTTGAGAATTTGAAACGAAATTTATTTTTATTCAGTCAAATTAAAGATTTGGAGATACCAGCCATACTAGTGATAAACATGTCGGATAGAATGAAAAGAAACGGAATTTCTATTGATATTGAATTGTTAAAGGAGGAATTAAAATCAGAAGTAATTTTAATTAGTGCCAGAAAAAATTTAGGTATTGACAATGTAAAAAAAGCAATATTAAATTATAATAAAGCCAACACGCTAAAAATTGCTGATATCGCCAATAGGATTGACACCGAATTTTTCAAAACATTAAAAGAAAAATTTAATGACACCTCATTATACAAGGCTTGGCTTTTAGTTACACAGAGCCATAATCTTACTTCAATTCCCAAAAAACTAAAAGAAAGAATTGATAATTTTAAAGCTGACCCCGTAAAATTAACCAAAATGCAGAATAAAGAAACTATTCTGCGGTATCAATATATTAATAACATACTTAAAAAAACTTATAGAACTGATGCCGAAAAGGCAACAGGGTTACGTCATAAAATTGATAAAGTACTTACGCACAAAGTATTTGGTTATTTAATCTTTGCATTTATTTTATTGCTTATTTTTCAATCTATTTTCGATTGGGCTACTATACCAATGGATTTAATTGATGCTGGTTTTGCCAATTTAAGTGAATGGACTAAAAATCAATTGCCAGATGGTGTATTTACAAATTTATTGGCTGAAGGTATTATTCCCGGTATTGGTGGTATAGTGATTTTTATACCGCAAATAGCTATTTTATTTTTACTTATTGGCATACTTGAAGAAACTGGTTATATGAGTAGGGTGGTTTTTTTGATGGATAAAATTATGCGTCGTTTTGGTATGAGCGGGAAAAGTGTAGTGCCATTAATTTCAGGGACAGCTTGTGCAATACCAGCCATTATGGCCGCTAGAAATATTGAAGGATGGAAGGAACGCTTGGTAACCATTTTAGTAACACCATTTACAACTTGTTCCGCACGTTTACCAGTCTATGCCATTTTAATAGCTCTAATTATTCCCCAACAAAGAGTGTTGGGTATATTTAGTTTACAAGGTTTAGCATTAATGTCTTTATATCTTTTGGGTTTTGCTGCTGCTGTTGTTTCTGGATGGTTATTGAATAAAACCCTAAAAGTAAAAGGTAAAAGCTTTTTTGTAATAGAAATGCCAGCATATAAAGTACCATCATTAAAAAATGTTGTATTTACAGTTATTGAAAAAACAAAAGCTTTTGTTTTTGGAGCTGGAAAAATTATTTTGGCAATTTCTATCATATTATGGTTTTTGGCATCAAACGGGCCCACAAATTTTAAAAATGCAGAAGAAACGGTAACAAATAACGTAGAAAATAGTCAATTAACACAAGCTGAACTAGATCAAGCAATCGCTTCCTATAAATTAGAAAATTCTTATATTGGTATTGCAGGTAAGACCATTGAACCTGTCATAAAACCCTTGGGTTACGATTGGAAAATTGGGATTGCCTTGTTGACTTCGTTTGCAGCTAGAGAAGTATTTGTAAGTACCTTGGCGACTATTTATAGTGTTGAGGATGATGAGAATAATACTATTAAACAGCGTATGCAAGCTGAAATTAATCCAGAAACTGGAGGTAACCGTTTCAATTTCCCTGTTGGGATGTCGTTATTGGTTTTTTATGCATTTGCCATGCAGTGTGCTGCTACCTTGGCCATAGTAAAAAAAGAGACTAATAGTTGGAAATGGCCTTTGTTACAGCTTTTTGGGATGACTACTTTGGCCTATATTGCCTCTTTTATTACCTTTACAGTATTAAGTTAA
- a CDS encoding DUF3857 domain-containing protein — protein sequence MNFKKLLFFVALFCFQFTFSQNFDYSILAIPDSLKQNANSVVLNSNTKITLESSKKMIVSRKKVVAVLNKLGDRNSQIVIHYDSSNEIKKVRAYVYNAMGVEIKDIKKRDFTDRSAADGISLFNDGRLIYYNYVPTSYPYTIYYEYEVESSNTAFIPRWYPYASYHQGVVKSSYEITYPTYLSIQKAEKNFENYTIAKSTKPNTLTYEINNSPAIKYEELCPSSLKIMPWLIVASNKFRLENVDGSANNWTEFGKWMYDNLIVSRMALPESTKTKVKQMVDGIEDPVEKARIIYDYVQEKTRYISVQVGIGGWMPMLATDVDKLGYGDCKALTNYTKSLLDEVGVESYHVLLYGGPIKSLEKDLASPQGNHMILYVPSDKRDNWLECTSQIDPFGYQGTFTDNRDVLVITPEGGKLKHTGIYKTEDSFQNTKANYKINNEGNIEAQIKIRSGGIQYSDHFIIENKSKRDIEAHYKSDYWSYVNNINLKNYAFTNNRDSIIFTENIELGASKYASFSGDRMLFTINAFNRALDVPKRYRNRKLPFEIARGFIDKDEFKISLPADYNIEALPNNIDVKNKFGSYTLSIEKIDEKNLKYTRVFKLNEGLYPAKDYKAYRDFRKKIAKQDKNKIVLIKSTP from the coding sequence ATGAATTTTAAAAAGTTACTGTTTTTTGTAGCCTTATTTTGCTTTCAATTTACTTTTTCACAAAATTTTGATTACAGTATTTTAGCTATCCCTGATAGTTTAAAACAGAATGCCAATTCAGTCGTGCTAAACTCAAATACAAAGATTACGTTGGAATCTTCTAAAAAAATGATTGTTTCTCGAAAAAAAGTGGTTGCTGTACTCAATAAATTAGGGGATCGAAATTCCCAAATTGTAATACATTACGATTCTTCAAACGAGATAAAAAAAGTAAGAGCCTATGTTTACAATGCAATGGGCGTTGAGATAAAGGATATAAAAAAGCGTGATTTTACGGACAGAAGTGCTGCAGACGGCATTTCGTTATTTAATGATGGCAGGCTTATTTATTATAACTATGTACCTACTTCATATCCCTATACCATTTATTACGAGTACGAAGTAGAATCTTCTAACACTGCATTTATTCCAAGATGGTATCCTTATGCCTCATACCATCAAGGGGTGGTCAAAAGCAGTTATGAAATTACCTACCCAACTTACTTGAGCATCCAAAAAGCTGAAAAAAATTTTGAAAATTATACTATTGCCAAATCTACAAAGCCAAATACGCTCACTTACGAAATCAACAATTCTCCTGCCATTAAATATGAAGAATTATGCCCTTCATCATTAAAGATTATGCCTTGGTTAATTGTTGCCAGCAATAAATTTAGACTAGAAAATGTTGATGGTTCTGCTAATAATTGGACAGAATTTGGCAAATGGATGTACGACAACTTAATTGTAAGTCGAATGGCATTGCCAGAAAGCACTAAAACTAAAGTAAAACAAATGGTCGATGGCATTGAAGATCCAGTTGAAAAAGCCAGAATCATATATGATTACGTACAAGAGAAAACACGATATATAAGTGTACAGGTAGGTATTGGCGGTTGGATGCCAATGTTAGCAACAGATGTGGACAAATTAGGATATGGAGATTGTAAAGCTTTAACCAATTACACAAAATCATTATTAGATGAAGTTGGAGTTGAATCATATCATGTGCTACTTTATGGCGGCCCTATTAAAAGCTTAGAAAAAGATTTAGCTTCTCCTCAGGGGAATCATATGATTTTATATGTTCCTTCTGACAAAAGGGATAATTGGTTAGAATGTACAAGTCAAATAGATCCTTTTGGTTATCAAGGCACTTTTACTGATAATAGAGATGTACTTGTAATAACTCCAGAAGGTGGAAAATTAAAGCATACTGGTATTTATAAAACTGAAGATAGTTTTCAAAACACAAAGGCAAATTATAAAATCAATAATGAGGGTAACATAGAAGCACAAATTAAGATTCGTTCGGGTGGAATTCAGTATAGTGACCATTTCATAATAGAAAATAAGTCAAAAAGAGATATTGAAGCACATTACAAATCTGATTATTGGTCATATGTCAATAATATAAATTTAAAAAATTATGCCTTTACAAACAATAGAGACAGCATAATTTTTACCGAAAATATTGAACTCGGTGCTTCAAAATATGCTTCTTTTAGCGGCGACAGAATGTTGTTTACTATAAACGCTTTTAACAGAGCATTAGATGTACCCAAACGTTACCGCAACAGAAAACTGCCTTTTGAAATAGCACGTGGTTTTATTGATAAAGACGAATTCAAAATTTCATTACCTGCCGATTACAATATTGAAGCTCTACCTAACAACATTGATGTTAAAAATAAATTTGGGAGCTATACATTAAGCATAGAAAAAATTGACGAGAAAAACCTAAAATACACCCGCGTGTTCAAATTGAACGAGGGTCTTTATCCTGCCAAGGATTACAAAGCATATAGAGATTTTAGAAAAAAAATAGCAAAACAAGATAAAAACAAAATTGTACTTATAAAATCAACCCCGTAA
- a CDS encoding sugar phosphate isomerase/epimerase family protein — MKTIKGPAVFLAQFMGDDAPFNSLDGLCKWASDLGYKGIQIPTWETRLIDLDKAAESKTYCDELKGKINSYGLEITELSTHLQGQLVAVHPAYDIMFDNFAPDSVKNNPKERTKWAVQTVKNAAIASKHLGLKAHATFSGALLWHTMHPWPQRPPGLVEMGFEELAKRWLPILNVFDENGVDVCYEIHPGEDLHDGDTFERFLGATGNHKRVNILYDPSHFVLQQLDYLAYIDHYHEFIKSFHVKDSEFNPTGKKGAFGGYNNWGDRAGRYRSLGDGQIDFKTIFSKLTQYGCDVWAVMEWECCIKSPEQGAREGAVFIKNHIIEATEKAFDDFAGADIDKEKLKRILGI; from the coding sequence ATGAAGACAATAAAAGGACCTGCTGTTTTTTTAGCACAATTTATGGGTGATGATGCTCCGTTCAACTCGTTAGACGGATTATGTAAATGGGCAAGTGATTTAGGCTATAAAGGTATTCAAATCCCTACTTGGGAAACAAGACTAATAGATTTAGATAAAGCAGCTGAAAGCAAAACCTATTGCGATGAGTTAAAAGGCAAAATAAATTCTTATGGTTTAGAGATAACTGAGCTTTCAACACATCTTCAAGGTCAACTAGTAGCTGTGCATCCAGCCTATGATATTATGTTTGACAATTTTGCACCTGACAGCGTAAAAAACAACCCTAAAGAAAGGACTAAATGGGCAGTACAAACTGTTAAAAATGCTGCTATTGCCAGTAAACATCTAGGGTTAAAAGCACATGCCACATTTTCGGGAGCATTACTTTGGCACACGATGCATCCTTGGCCACAAAGACCTCCCGGATTGGTTGAAATGGGTTTTGAGGAATTAGCAAAAAGATGGTTGCCTATTTTAAATGTCTTTGACGAAAATGGTGTGGATGTTTGTTATGAAATTCATCCTGGAGAAGACCTTCATGATGGTGATACTTTTGAACGCTTTTTAGGAGCAACAGGAAATCATAAGCGTGTAAATATTTTATACGACCCTTCCCATTTTGTATTACAACAATTAGATTATCTGGCCTATATAGATCATTATCATGAGTTTATAAAATCTTTCCACGTAAAAGATTCTGAATTCAATCCTACAGGAAAAAAAGGAGCTTTTGGCGGATACAACAATTGGGGCGACAGAGCTGGACGCTATCGTTCTTTAGGTGATGGCCAAATAGATTTTAAAACTATTTTTTCGAAACTAACTCAATACGGATGTGATGTTTGGGCTGTAATGGAATGGGAATGCTGCATTAAAAGCCCAGAGCAAGGAGCAAGAGAAGGTGCTGTTTTTATTAAAAATCACATTATTGAAGCCACAGAAAAAGCCTTTGATGATTTTGCTGGGGCGGACATTGACAAAGAAAAACTAAAAAGAATACTAGGAATTTAA
- the dtd gene encoding D-aminoacyl-tRNA deacylase — MKAVIQRVNKASVTVDNKIVSSIETGLLVLLGITENDSQLDIEWLSKKILNLRIFNDEHGVMNKSLVDISGDIIIVSQFTLLASTKKGNRPSYIKAAKPEIAIPIYNQFIQHTEAAFGKKVGTGIFGADMKIELVNDGPVTIVIDTENKS, encoded by the coding sequence TTGAAAGCCGTAATTCAAAGAGTAAACAAAGCATCCGTAACGGTTGATAATAAGATTGTTTCTTCTATTGAAACCGGCTTGTTAGTTTTATTGGGCATAACCGAAAATGATTCACAACTGGATATTGAGTGGCTATCTAAAAAAATTCTAAACCTTAGAATTTTTAACGATGAGCATGGAGTAATGAATAAATCGTTGGTTGACATTAGCGGCGACATTATAATTGTAAGCCAATTTACATTGTTGGCAAGTACAAAAAAAGGGAATAGACCCTCTTATATTAAAGCAGCAAAACCTGAAATTGCAATCCCCATTTACAATCAATTTATCCAACATACAGAGGCAGCATTTGGAAAAAAAGTAGGAACTGGTATTTTTGGTGCCGACATGAAAATTGAATTAGTAAACGACGGCCCAGTTACTATTGTTATTGATACAGAAAATAAATCATAA
- a CDS encoding 3-keto-disaccharide hydrolase, protein MKKLTIILLALLTFLACKNEKKETAQVEEPKAETQIMAENTNEWITLFDGSSMDAWRGYLMNDMPSGWSIENNAMAFTPVKGGGQDIITKEKFENFELSIEWKISEGGNSGIFWGVLEAKDEKIYGSALEVQVLDNQRHPDAKNGTDRQAGALYDLVSPSKDVSNPAGEWNKAVIKINHKTNEGSSTLNGTIIATFPLHGKKWDELVANSKFKTWDKFAKTPNGHIGLQDHSDKVWFRNIKIRKL, encoded by the coding sequence ATGAAAAAACTAACTATTATTTTACTTGCATTACTTACTTTTTTGGCATGTAAAAACGAAAAAAAAGAGACTGCTCAGGTAGAAGAACCTAAAGCAGAAACTCAAATTATGGCTGAAAATACAAATGAGTGGATTACACTGTTTGATGGTAGCTCTATGGATGCTTGGCGGGGTTATTTAATGAATGATATGCCTTCAGGTTGGTCTATTGAAAATAATGCAATGGCATTTACGCCTGTAAAAGGTGGTGGACAAGACATTATTACCAAGGAAAAGTTCGAAAATTTTGAATTATCCATAGAATGGAAAATTTCTGAGGGTGGTAACAGTGGTATATTTTGGGGGGTTTTAGAAGCTAAAGATGAAAAAATTTACGGATCTGCTTTAGAAGTTCAAGTGCTGGACAACCAAAGACATCCCGATGCCAAGAACGGAACGGATCGTCAGGCAGGAGCCTTATACGATTTGGTATCGCCTTCGAAAGATGTTTCTAATCCAGCCGGAGAGTGGAACAAAGCGGTAATCAAAATTAATCACAAAACCAATGAAGGTTCTTCTACCTTAAACGGAACTATAATTGCTACTTTTCCGTTGCATGGAAAAAAATGGGATGAACTAGTTGCCAATTCCAAATTTAAAACCTGGGACAAATTCGCTAAAACACCAAATGGCCATATTGGCTTACAAGATCATAGTGACAAAGTTTGGTTTAGAAATATTAAAATTAGAAAATTATAA
- a CDS encoding 3-keto-disaccharide hydrolase, with protein MYKNIIIIFVSLALFGCKESLKKESESDTKIDTLQQVENLEKEPTKPEETEIWEPKPPKVSIDKNGVPSDAIVLFDGKNLDEWVVDRDSTEAKWTLNKDGSMTVVSGSGSLQTKRNFGSIQLHLEWKSPTKIVGEGQSRANSGVFIQKRYEVQILDNNNNDTYVNGQVGAVYKQSIPAVNAAVPTGEWNSYDIIFHAPKFDADGKKTKSGTITVLHNGVLIQDHFEIQGAVAFIGWPTNEPHGKAPIMLQDHNDGSKPSFRNIWVRELDD; from the coding sequence ATGTATAAAAATATTATTATCATCTTCGTTAGTTTAGCTCTTTTTGGATGTAAGGAATCCCTAAAAAAAGAAAGTGAAAGCGACACAAAAATTGACACTTTACAACAAGTAGAAAACTTAGAAAAAGAACCTACTAAACCTGAAGAAACAGAAATTTGGGAGCCTAAGCCACCTAAAGTAAGTATAGATAAAAATGGTGTTCCTTCAGATGCCATAGTGCTATTTGATGGTAAAAATTTAGATGAATGGGTTGTCGATAGAGATTCGACTGAAGCAAAATGGACGCTCAATAAAGACGGAAGCATGACTGTTGTTAGTGGTTCAGGAAGTTTACAAACCAAACGAAATTTTGGCAGTATACAATTACACCTTGAATGGAAATCTCCAACCAAAATTGTTGGAGAAGGACAATCTAGAGCCAATAGTGGAGTGTTTATCCAAAAACGTTACGAAGTACAAATTTTAGACAATAACAATAATGACACTTATGTAAACGGTCAAGTTGGGGCTGTTTACAAACAATCCATTCCTGCTGTAAACGCCGCAGTTCCTACTGGAGAATGGAACAGTTATGATATTATTTTTCATGCCCCAAAATTTGACGCTGATGGCAAAAAAACAAAATCTGGAACTATCACTGTTTTACACAATGGCGTCTTAATTCAAGATCATTTTGAAATTCAAGGAGCTGTAGCCTTTATTGGTTGGCCAACCAATGAACCCCACGGCAAAGCTCCAATAATGTTACAAGACCATAATGATGGCAGCAAACCTAGTTTCAGAAATATTTGGGTCAGGGAATTAGATGATTGA
- a CDS encoding SCO family protein, producing the protein MDLSFFKKSLPTVLRMGILFVIMVIVGYFLLSPKKRLPVYNPADVNPRLVDDSVKHIKYNHKISDFNLINQNGDIITQQDYSDKIYVADFFFTRCQTICPIMTTNMTDLQTYFKEDSTVKFLSHSVTPIIDSVSILKAYAEKKGVIDGKWNLVTGDKKQIYDLARKSYFAVLDEGDGGEQDFIHTEQFILVDKNRRIRGFYDGTNKEDIQQIIKDIQLLKENK; encoded by the coding sequence ATGGACTTATCCTTTTTTAAAAAATCACTCCCAACAGTGCTAAGAATGGGCATTTTATTTGTGATAATGGTTATTGTTGGGTATTTTTTACTGAGTCCTAAAAAGAGATTGCCAGTATATAACCCTGCAGATGTTAATCCAAGGTTAGTCGACGATTCTGTAAAGCATATTAAGTACAATCATAAAATTTCTGACTTTAACCTTATTAACCAAAATGGAGATATAATAACCCAACAAGATTATAGTGATAAAATATATGTAGCTGATTTCTTTTTTACAAGATGCCAAACCATTTGCCCTATAATGACAACAAATATGACAGACTTACAGACGTATTTTAAAGAGGATAGTACGGTCAAATTTTTATCTCATTCAGTTACACCTATAATTGACAGCGTATCTATTTTAAAGGCTTATGCAGAAAAAAAAGGGGTAATAGATGGTAAATGGAATTTGGTCACTGGTGATAAAAAGCAAATCTATGATTTAGCTAGAAAATCCTATTTTGCAGTTTTGGATGAAGGAGATGGGGGAGAACAAGATTTTATTCATACTGAACAATTTATTTTAGTTGATAAGAATCGCCGAATAAGAGGATTTTATGACGGTACAAATAAAGAAGATATCCAACAGATTATTAAAGATATTCAATTGTTAAAAGAGAACAAATAG
- a CDS encoding FeoA family protein, with translation MYSTLADLIIGEIGIIDDIPYDSVPLKLLEMGCLPGKEVELLQIAPLKDPLYIRVNGSHLAIRKETASLIKVTKIKNLCDIVKS, from the coding sequence TTGTATTCTACTTTAGCAGATCTTATTATTGGCGAAATAGGAATTATTGATGATATTCCTTATGATAGTGTGCCCTTAAAATTATTAGAAATGGGTTGTTTGCCTGGGAAAGAGGTGGAATTATTACAAATAGCCCCGTTGAAAGACCCTCTGTACATTAGGGTAAACGGTAGCCATCTTGCAATACGGAAAGAAACGGCTTCACTAATTAAAGTTACCAAAATTAAAAATTTATGCGACATAGTGAAGTCATAA
- a CDS encoding DUF3857 domain-containing protein yields the protein MKKSVIVSLLMLLSYQIIAQDVKFGKVSKEELTEKVYPRDSSANAAILYKKRRSYFEYDQGRGFRLMTNIHERIKIYNKEGYDWATKKILLYQGDEHERVSIKANTFNLVNGKIEKTKLSKKDIFDENVNKYWKREKFTMPNLTEGSVVEWEYTITSPYYTRIEDMELQAFIPIKYIESKVEMPEYFVFKNVTKGFYPININRTSKSSAITFNNKQRSGGSGFSTNETNYSQNKLDYKTNIIECKLQNVPALKEEPYVNNINNYLTALKFELTSIKYPDSPVKFYNTTWEDVTKTIYKSSNFGGQLDKKSHFKDDLDSLINMTAPDNEKIAKIFQFVKQKIKWNDYTSIYTKDGVRKAYKEGVGNVAEINLNLVSMLRAANLKANPILISTRSHGIPLFPTQEGFNYVIAGVEVPNGIILLDATEPYSTPNVLPLRDLNWMGRIVRENGSSNEVNLFPSVPSRETVFIMATIDSEGLLEGTERCSYDNLLALNKRLRNNNLAENELIGKLEKDNNDIEIGDFKPKNKNDIYKPISYQFSFESDNQAEIIGDKIYFSPLLFHTEKENPFKLESRQFPVDFGVPFQEKYNISITIPEEYQVESSPESIAFSLPDNIGSYQFICKVTGNKLQVSSSLNMNTPILGSQSYADLKEFYKQMVDKQLEKVVLSKI from the coding sequence ATGAAAAAATCAGTCATTGTCTCATTATTAATGCTATTAAGTTATCAAATAATAGCACAAGATGTGAAATTTGGAAAAGTATCTAAAGAAGAGTTAACAGAAAAAGTCTATCCACGAGATTCTTCTGCAAATGCTGCAATTTTGTATAAAAAAAGAAGGTCTTATTTTGAATATGATCAAGGTCGAGGTTTTAGACTCATGACAAATATACATGAACGTATTAAAATTTACAATAAGGAAGGCTATGATTGGGCAACGAAAAAAATATTATTATATCAAGGAGATGAACACGAAAGAGTTTCAATAAAAGCCAATACTTTTAATTTAGTAAATGGAAAAATAGAAAAAACAAAATTGAGCAAAAAAGATATTTTTGATGAGAATGTAAACAAATATTGGAAACGTGAAAAATTTACTATGCCCAACTTGACAGAGGGCAGTGTAGTTGAGTGGGAATATACTATTACTTCACCCTATTATACCCGTATTGAAGATATGGAATTACAGGCGTTTATACCTATAAAATATATAGAATCTAAAGTTGAAATGCCCGAATATTTTGTTTTTAAAAACGTAACCAAAGGCTTTTATCCAATCAATATAAACAGAACTAGTAAATCTTCAGCTATTACTTTTAACAACAAGCAAAGAAGTGGAGGTAGTGGTTTCTCAACCAACGAAACTAATTACAGCCAAAATAAATTAGATTATAAAACCAATATTATTGAATGTAAATTGCAAAATGTACCAGCTTTAAAAGAAGAGCCTTACGTAAATAACATAAATAATTACCTAACGGCTTTAAAGTTTGAATTGACCAGTATCAAATATCCTGATTCGCCAGTAAAATTTTATAATACTACTTGGGAAGATGTTACAAAAACTATTTACAAGAGCAGTAATTTTGGAGGTCAGTTAGATAAAAAATCACATTTTAAAGATGATTTAGATAGTCTAATTAATATGACCGCTCCCGATAATGAAAAAATTGCTAAAATTTTTCAATTTGTAAAACAAAAAATAAAATGGAACGATTACACTTCTATTTACACTAAAGATGGGGTGAGAAAAGCTTATAAGGAAGGTGTAGGCAATGTTGCAGAAATTAATCTAAATTTAGTTTCAATGTTACGTGCTGCTAATTTAAAGGCTAACCCTATACTAATCAGTACCCGTTCTCATGGTATTCCTCTTTTTCCAACGCAAGAAGGGTTTAATTATGTAATTGCAGGTGTAGAAGTGCCTAATGGTATTATTTTATTGGACGCTACCGAACCCTATAGCACACCCAATGTATTACCTCTACGGGATTTAAATTGGATGGGAAGAATTGTTAGAGAAAACGGGAGTTCAAATGAAGTAAACTTGTTCCCTTCAGTTCCTTCCAGAGAAACTGTTTTCATAATGGCTACAATTGATAGCGAAGGATTATTAGAAGGTACAGAACGATGCAGTTATGACAACTTATTGGCCTTAAATAAAAGGCTAAGGAATAATAATTTGGCCGAAAACGAATTGATTGGTAAATTAGAAAAAGACAATAATGATATTGAGATTGGTGATTTTAAACCAAAAAATAAAAATGATATTTATAAGCCAATATCATATCAATTTAGTTTTGAAAGTGATAACCAAGCTGAAATTATTGGTGATAAAATATATTTTTCACCATTACTTTTTCATACAGAAAAAGAGAACCCTTTCAAATTAGAAAGCAGACAATTCCCAGTCGATTTTGGTGTACCTTTTCAAGAAAAATATAATATCTCAATCACAATACCAGAAGAATATCAGGTAGAATCATCTCCTGAAAGCATTGCCTTTTCTCTTCCAGATAACATCGGTTCATATCAATTTATATGTAAAGTAACAGGTAATAAATTACAAGTATCATCATCATTAAATATGAATACACCAATATTAGGTTCACAAAGTTATGCCGATTTAAAAGAGTTTTACAAACAAATGGTAGATAAACAGTTGGAAAAAGTGGTGCTGTCTAAAATTTAA